DNA sequence from the Gadus morhua chromosome 21, gadMor3.0, whole genome shotgun sequence genome:
AACATGCCAATGCAAAATGTGCAGAATCAGCTCAATCAGCGGAGTGAACTCTCGGCTTCCGACAGAACGAAGAGGTTATTTGTTTAGTATTTGACTCGTTTTGCAGCGTTTGGCGAGGGGGCATCGAGTCCAAAACATCCGCAGTCACACCAAAAGGAGAAGAGCAATGTATGCGTCAGGGAATATGGAGTTAAATGGTGCATTGCAAACATTTGTTGCAAATACTGAGAACTTCCTCCTTTTGAAACCCTGCGAAGATTCCGACTACTCAATAGACAATCGCTTGACATGCACACTGGAGACACATACaggggctgcacacacacacacacacacacacacacacacacacacacacacacacacacacacacacacacacacacacacacacacacacacacacaacacacacacacacacacacacacacacacacacacacacacacacacacacacaatcacgcacacacaatcacgcacttacacgcacacacactgcagtgagAAGTCACGACACTCGCACACGAACGCGGTGTGTTGCATGCCGTCCTTACCCAGcacccagagcagcagcacgCGGGCGCTCTCCGACGTCCTGACTCCGGAGAGGAGTTCCATCGCGATCCGACGATTCCCGGCGATATAAAAAAGGGCGCTTTGGCGGCGGGAGCCCGTGCTGAATCCgcgaaaagaaagagagggagaccgggggaaaaaaagagggagggaggggcggcggagaaagaaagaaaagagagagagaaggggggagcgagagatggagagagagagagagagagagagagagagagagagagagagagagagagagagagagagagagagagagagagagagagagagagagagagagagagagagagagagagagagtaagagagtgagagagaggctgagaggctgagaggctgagagagagaggctgagagagagaggctgagagagaaagagagagagaggggggggggagagaaaggagggatgCCTCTACTCAGCGACCAGAAGTCACGCTCTGATCATCGTGAATGCAGCAAATTCCTCCAGGTGGACGACGTGCGATAGCATCCGTATTGCGCTGCAGCTCGAGCTCcgaacccccctcccctcctctctcccctcccagccctctcaaagcccccccccccccccccccgattttGACAGACACAAAAACTGTATCACGAGACTGCGTGGCGGGGCTGCAGGGGGGCTGCCGACGGGGACGGGAGAAGTTGCCGCTGACGCTTCTCGTCGACAGAGGACATGCGTTAGAGCCACGCAGTTAGAGTCTCGAAGTAACCAGTTCCGTATCCTCAGTAGCTGCATGGATCGAAATGAGACcggtgtcggtgtcggtgtcggtgACGGTGGCGGTGGGGAcagtgttggtgtatgtgtatggggcGAATCGCGGGGCGAATTCCTCCCTCTGCCGTTGTTCGCACTTCACTTGGGCAAGGTTGCAAGCCTGGACGCGCGAGGATGGATTgcaggggcgtgtgtgtgcgtgtgcatgtgcgcgtgtgtttgtgtgtatgttttcgtgtgtgtgttagtgtgtgtgtgtgtgtgtgtgtgtgtgtgtgtgtgtgtgtgtgtgtgtgtgtgtgtgtgtgtgtgtgtgtgtgcgctcaggCGTGAGGACATGGGAACTATGTCCATACGCGCGTGCGTCTTTCCAATCATCCTGATCGATCGGCGACGGATGCAGGAACAAGGAGGAACAAAATATATTCATGGTAAAAAAAAGGCGAGGCGGAGACGTGTTTTCAGTTAAGAAAAGGATTTTCAATGATTTATTGTGAATTCCATTccaaatatcaatataatgaGTATCAATGAACAGACCGTTGAAACGATCTGTTCATTGATACTTATCATATTGATATTTTGATATTCCCGGCTGCTGGCGTTGATAAGAAAACGAGCAACAGAACGAGGACCAACAGGTGGCGTGAATGACGACGCTCACCTTGGCTAGTGAAGGTTGCTACAGTCCTAGAATGCACATCATATAGTTCTATATAGGGTTATTTAACACACCTATCAAAACACTGCAAACGtcacaaaacaataaaatgactgtattgtattgttgtaTTTACCCCAACAGATCCTTCATCCCACATGAGAAAAATGGGACGTGGAGTCACACGATTACGCACCGATTGGATCTCCAGTGCTGCGTCTTTGGGACGACCGTGGGGTAATCTACAGCGCGCAAAGTGAAGTGTATCTAGGGAATCATACCGGGTATTTGACATGTATTGGAGCTCAGTAACCCACCTATGCGTATTGCGTAAATAATGAGCACGCAATCTCCCAGATCATCGCGATCTCTTCTTATCAATTAGGTGAAACCATCACGCATccaccccccccgtccctccatCTCTACCAACCTGGTATGAATTCCTTTCGaacaatataatcaatacaatATGACTAAACGAACAAGACAGTTGATGACACATAGATGACCATAAAGAATCAAACCAAATCATGATGTAGCTTGCTTTTTATTTATCCTTTCACCATGATGATACACATTTAATTGTGTAACATTTAAGAACATTTAGTAAACTAAATGTTATACAGGTTGCAAATAACACCCCGATAAAAAATGTGCGCGCAATCCTTAATGTATCAACATAACATATCCCAGGTCGGGATTGGTCGATGGGGTTTGGTCAAATCGCTTTAAGAGCTGGGCGTTCCGTCATGAAAGTCGAACTCGCAACTCACAGCGCTGATGCTGCCCACGCTAGACTTACTGCCGACCTGGGGGTGCCCCGTGACCCGGCTCTGCCTCGTGATCTGCGGGTAGGTCTCCGGGATCCGAGCTATAGCCAATGACGGGCGACCTCGTGTGGGCGGGACAACAGACGctgtgctgctctctgctgactctttaccaccaccaccacccatttTTAACTCTGGGAAGGTAAAGCGGCGTAAAAGTTTGCTGCCGAACTCCGAGAATCCCGCGAGTGAAGTCGGCGAATCTGCTGAATCGGACACTTCAACCTCGTGTGGAGATGCTGTGCGCCTCCCGATCGTTTGGCATTCGCGTAAAGACAGTAAAGTGCGACCCGCAGGCGCGGGACGGAGAAAACTAACGGGCAAACTACACCTCTTCTGGTAGTAGCTCTCTTCGAATCCACGCTCACCGAACTCTAACCCGTGGTGTTTTTCCCGTTCCGACCCCATCTCATTTGTGATGGGTGTCAGCAGGACGCCGATGGGGCTAGGCGTGCAGGGGTTGGAGAGCGCAAAAGGTTCACGCGCCGCTGTTTTGCCGGGACGGGGCGAGTAGAGCCCCGGAGCGCCACTTCTCCCGCGTAATGGAGGCATTTGATAGTCTGTTGTCGTTACTTTGCTTAACTTATCTCCGACTTGGTGCGTAATGGGCTTGTGCGTAATGGTCTGCCGGGTTGGCGGCTTAGGGGTAAGGACACCGGAGAACACCAGGTCTTTCGGGGGCGCGAGTGAACGGTCGCCTTGTCTCTCAAACTCCTCCGTGGAGTCTGCACTTGTTCCGTGCTCGCGTCCCCATTTGGCGTTATTGGTGAGCGCAAAAAGGCACTCGGTGTGGCCGAGAAACCTCGCAACTACCACCGCAGAATTTCCGACTTTGTTTCGCATTTCAATCTGAAGGCCCATTCTCTTAAAAGCTCTTACTAAAAACTCCACCACTTGCACTTGGCCGGCCACAACGGCGTACATCAGGGCGGTATTCCCCCGCATATCAACGATTTCGGGGTCCGCGTTATAGCGAACCAGGATCTTAAGGGCATCCAAATATCCCCTTTCACTCGCGTAGCTCAGCGCCGTCCGCCCGCGGTGGTCCCGGTGGTTGACCCCGGCCCCTCGCTGCAGCAGCAGTTCCACGGCCGCACACCGCGTCCGACAGTCGCTCAGAAGCACGCAGCGCACGAGCGGGGTCTGCGCGCCTTCCGTTCGGGTATCCACGATTTTGCCGTCCAGCGCATCGAGGAGGAATTTGGCCAGGTGTGATTTGTCCTCGGACATGGCTTCCAGGAGGACCCTAGTGTCCATGCGCCCGTTCGATTTCTCCAAATTGCTCTGGATCCTAGTTATGGCTGTTATGGACCTTCTAGCTCGGGACCAGATtattcgtttgtgtgtgtgtgtgtctgtgtgtgtgtgtgtgtgtgtgtgtgtgtctgtgtgtgtgtgtgtgtgtgtgtgtgtgtgtgtgtgtgtgtgtgcgtgtgcgtgtgcgtgtgcgtgtgcgtgtgtttgtgtgcgtgttcgtccGTGTATGTGATCTTTCAGAAAACGCGTTCATCGCATAACAATCATCCATCTATTGTATCATGAGAGATGAAACGGTGGTTGCCAAGACAACGCAAACACCGCGCGCTCTTTTGGCCTCTTTTGTAATGGAAATATTTCCTTACAACTCGAATAATTTGAGCGATTGACTAATTAGCAGGCGTTGTTGAGTAGGCTACGATGAAAAGCAGATCTGGCCCTGGTTAAGGAGATAAGGCAACTAGGTGTtcctcattaaaaaaaaaattgatctgTTCAGATTGAACCCGGTTTCGTGTGACAAGAATACCAAAAAAATTAGGCCCCTGTTGTTTCATGTAAAGTGCAAACAAAAGTCCACttaaatgctctctctctctctctctctctctctctctctctctctctctctctctctctctctctctctctctctctctctctctctctctctcgctctttctctcagcCATAGAAATTCAATTTCTGCTAATGTTGGTTGTTTTGCTAacataaacacttaaattgaaAAATTCAAAGATTG
Encoded proteins:
- the LOC115534909 gene encoding uncharacterized protein LOC115534909, whose amino-acid sequence is MDTRVLLEAMSEDKSHLAKFLLDALDGKIVDTRTEGAQTPLVRCVLLSDCRTRCAAVELLLQRGAGVNHRDHRGRTALSYASERGYLDALKILVRYNADPEIVDMRGNTALMYAVVAGQVQVVEFLVRAFKRMGLQIEMRNKVGNSAVVVARFLGHTECLFALTNNAKWGREHGTSADSTEEFERQGDRSLAPPKDLVFSGVLTPKPPTRQTITHKPITHQVGDKLSKVTTTDYQMPPLRGRSGAPGLYSPRPGKTAAREPFALSNPCTPSPIGVLLTPITNEMGSEREKHHGLEFGERGFEESYYQKRCSLPVSFLRPAPAGRTLLSLRECQTIGRRTASPHEVEVSDSADSPTSLAGFSEFGSKLLRRFTFPELKMGGGGGKESAESSTASVVPPTRGRPSLAIARIPETYPQITRQSRVTGHPQVGSKSSVGSISAVSCEFDFHDGTPSS